The Polynucleobacter sp. MWH-CaK5 region AAACACCCCGCATGGCAAATTTATCAATTGATAATAATTTGACAGTCGTGGATGGCCCTTGTACAAATTGGCGAGATAACATCACGATGACTCTGAAAACAGAAAAGAGTTCGGCTTGGGTTGCCAGCTTCAGCGGCGACTACCCCAGCGCTTGCTCTACTGCTAATTGGAATATTGTTGCCTCTGACAGCGATCATTTTTTATCGCAAAGCTTGATTGCTGCATGGGAAGACCTAGGTGGTACTTGGGGCAAAAAACCCACTATTAAAAGCGGCCAACTGTCTGAATCTTTTCGGCCAATCGTCACGCACTTTGGCATCCCCTTGTATGAATCAGTCAAAGATATCAACAAGCTTTCAAATAATGTGATGGCCAAGCAAGTTTTATTGACTCTTGCCATAGAACAGAATGGTGCCCCAGGCAATACCAACAACGGCAATATGGTGGTTAAGTCGTGGCTCAAGAAATACCAATTAGACATGCCTGAGCTTGTCATTGAGAACGGCTCCGGTTTATCTAGAATCGAGAGAATCAGTTCCAAACATCTTAATCAAGTACTGCTGCTTGGTTTGAATTCTTCTACAAGAGATTACTTCACAGAATCACTACCAATCGCAGGCGTGGATGGAACCATGAAACATCGCCTGATGGATAAGCTTCGCAAATACATCCCCAAAAAAGGAGAGGCACAAGCTTTTGAAAAGAATCTCTCCCAATTTCCAAAGCCCATCAAAAAATATGGCGCTTATATTAAAACTGGCTCTTTGGCTGATGTAAGAAGTATTTCAGGCTATGTCGTGAGTAAAAGCGGTCAGGTCTATGCGATTTCATCATTCATCAATCATCAGAACGCTCGCTCTGGGCGAGGGATTCATGATGCATTAATGACTTGGCTTCTTGATGATGGCCCGCAGCAATTACACGCCAGAGCCCACTGAGGCGCGACCTAAGCGGTCTCTGATAGCATCCCACTCAAGACCATCGGGTAACTGTTCAAAGAAGATGCAATCGACTTTCAGCGCATCCAACTGTCTTAGCAAAGCATAGAGCTCCCTGGCCACAGCTTTTGATTCAAGAGGCAAGAGCACTTCCTTTGCCACATTCTTTAAACCAAGCTCATTAGCAAGCAAATCTTTTGAGAAATGCACCCAAGCAATATTCTTTAAATCAGAGTTATTCACCTTAGCCAATATAGCCAATACTGACTGAGTGTCTTTGGCATCATATAAAACCAATTTCGTCTTCGGTGCGTAGTGCGCGCTCAAACTTCCAGACACCCTTGGTGCAGATCCAGTCTTTGCTGTGACACCATCAGTCACTTCATTTTTACCAAGCACTTGATCAATCATTGTTTGAGTGATCGCCCCTGGTCTCAAAATAATAGCGCCATGAGTATCAAGGCGAGTCAAATCAACAATGGTTGATTCGATACCGACATCACAGGGACCGCCATCAAGCACCAATACTTCATCACCTGGAAACTCTTCGCGAACATGCTCTGCGGTGGTTGGAGAAATTCTGCCAAAACGATTGGCAGAGGGTGCGGCCAAGCCGCCACCAAACTCTTTTAATAAATGTTGTGCCACAGGATGCTTGGGACAACGAACACCAACGGTTTCTTGTCCGCCTGTGACTTCCAATAAAACATTTTTGGCTTTTGGCAGAATCATGGTCAAAGGACCTGGCCAGAACGCATGGGCCAAGATCAATGCTTCTGGAGAAACATCACGTGACCATTGGCTGAGGATTTCGCGCCAAGCATTGGACGCGACCTCTTGATCATTACTCAAACTTAGATGAGGCTGTGCAATATGCACAATCAAAGGGTGACCTGAAGGACGACCCTTACTCGAAAATATTTTATTGATGGCTGAAACATTATTGGCATCCGCTGCCAACCCATAAACTGTTTCAGTGGGCATCGCTACTAAACCACCAGCCCTCAGAACGTCTACCGCTCTTTTGATTGAATCAGGCATGATCAGCGTGCAATTTTTAGAACTCGTATGGCCTCTTCGCAAACCAACTCAACAGCAGCTGAGGTTTTGCCTACAAAATTAATGTGCCCCATTTTGCGGCCCACGCGAGGCTCAGCCTTACCGTAAAGATGTAGCTTTGCAGAAGGAGTATTCAGAATCTTTTCCCATGAAGGCTCTTCTTGCTTTCCAGAGACCAACCACTCATCACCCAAAATATTGAGCATGATGCTTGGGCCAATCAATTCAGTGCTACCCAGTGGCAAACGAGCCATGGCTCTGACCTGTTGTTCAAACTGACTCGTTAAACAGGCGTTTTGCGTGTAATGCCCAGAGTTATGAGGGCGCGGAGCGATTTCATTCGCAACCACTTCGCCACTTTTAAGAACAAAGAACTCAACACATAAAACACCGACGTAATCTAAACGACGAATAATTTCTTTAGCAGCGTCGACAATTTTTGTTTCTTGCGCTGGATTGATAGACGGTGCCGGCACTGTTGTTGTGTGCAAAATGCCATTCTTATGAATATTTTGTGCAATGGGATAAGCAACAACTTCATCATCATGACCGCGCACCACCAATGCTGATACTTCAAATGCCAAGTCCATGCGTTTTTCTAAAACACACACCACTTCGCCAAAACCATTCCAAGCTTTCACCAGTTCATCACGATCATGAACTGTCACTTGACCTTTACCGTCATAGCCCATGCGAGCAGTTTTTAAAATACCAGGGAAGAGATCCGCAGAAACTGTTTCAGTATCGCTTTGCTTTTCAATGACTTGATAAGGTGCAGGGCCAATGCCCGCTTCTTTTTGCCAAGTCGCCAAAAATTTCTTTTCAGCAACCCGATCTTGCGCAATAGAAACGCCCGTGCTTCTTGGAGCAACAAATACGCCTAAAGATTCAAGCTCATCAAGAGCCTTAGCAGGAACGTTCTCAAATTCCGTGCTGGCTGCCTTGCAGATAGCTGCCATTTCTTTTAGTGCTGCACTGTCGGTGTAGCTTGCTTGAATATGTTTATCTGCAACCACTCCAGCAGGGCTGTGTGCATCAGGATCTAAAACACACACTTTGTAGCCCATCGCTTGTGCAGCATGAGTGAACATGCGACCCAATTGACCACCACCAAGAATTCCTAAGTAAGAACCCGGCAAAATGGGGTTTTGACGATCAGCCATAAATCAAGAATGTCCTGGTAAGTTCATGGCTCTTGCTTTTTCAGTTTGAGCAGCTCGGAATACCTCTAACTTTTTAGCCAAGGCAGAATCGTTGACTGCAAGATTAGCAATCACATGCAAAGCAGCATTGGCTGCACCTGCATCACCAATCGCAAAGGTTGCTACAGGAATACCTTTAGGCATTTGCACAATTGATAAAAGTGAATCTTCGCCACTCAAATGCTTTGAAGCAACTGGCACTCCAAAAACTGGAACAATTGTTTTAGCAGCCAACATACCTGGTAAATGTGCAGCACCACCAGCGCCAGCGATGATTGCCTTGATGCCGCGCTTTGCAGCTGTTTCGGCATAAGCAAACATATCATCAGGCATGCGATGCGCAGAAACCACTTTGGCTTCAAATGCAACGCCAAAATCAGTGAGCGTTTGAGCTGCGTTCTGCATGGTGTCCCAATCAGAATTTGAACCCATCAAGATTCCAACAATTGGTGTTTGACTCATCTTTTTTCCTTTTTGCTTTTAGCTAGCAATTAAGCAGTCAGTGTTTCTAAAGCTTCACGGTATTTAGCAGCGGTTTTTTCAATCACATCTTCAGGCAACTTTGGTGCAGGCGCAGACTTGTTCCATGGCTGACCATTGATTCTTGCAGACTCCAACCAGTCACGCACAAACTGCTTATCAAATGATGGTGGGTTAGATCCCACTTGGTATGAAGCCGCTGGCCAAAAACGAGACGAGTCAGCCGTTAAAACTTCATCCATCAACACCAATGAATTATTTTCATCCAAGCCAAATTCAAATTTCGTATCAGCAATGATGATGCCTTTGCTAGCCGCATAGACTGAAGCTTCTTTGTACAAGCGAATGCTGACTTCTTTGATTTTCGCTGCCAACTCTTGGCCAATGCGTTTCTCAACCTCAGCATAAGAAATGTTTTCATCATGCTCACCAACATCCGCTTTTGCTGCTGGCGTAAAAATTGGCTCAGGCAACTGTTGTGCATTTTTCAGACCCGCAGGCAACTGGATGCCACAGATTGAACCGGTTTCTTGATAGTCTTTCCAGCCACTGCCAGATAAATAACCACGCACCACCGCTTCAACCATGATCGGTTTCAAACGCTTTGTGACGATGGCTCTACCTTTGACCTGATTCACTTCATCGGCTGCCACAACTGAACATGGGTCGATGCCTGTCAAATGATTTGGAATCACATGGCTTAATTTACCAAACCAAAAATTAGCCATCTCATTAAGCACAATGCCTTTACCTGGAATAGGCTCACCCATGACAACATCAAATGCTGACAAGCGATCAGTGGTGACCATTAACAGTTGATCATCACCAATGGCATAAATATCTCTTACCTTGCCCTTTGAGATTAATGGCAATGACTTGATTGAAGATTCGTAAAGAGCTTGCATGAATGCCTTATTTAACTAATTGAGCCAATTGACCGCTTTTGTAACGCTCAGCCATTTGTTCCAAAGGAATTGATTTGATCTTGCCAGCCTGGCCTTCACAACCAAATGCTAAAAAGCGTGCCTTACAAATTTCTTTGGCAGCTTCACGTGCTGGTTTCAAATAATCTCGTGGGTCAAACTTGCTTGGGTTCTCAAATAAATATTTGCGAATTGCAGCAGTCATGGCCAAACGGATATCTGTATCAATATTGATTTTTCTAACACCGTGCTTGATACCTTGCTGAATCTCTTCAACAGGCACACCGTAGGTCTCCTTCATGTCGCCACCAAACTCACGAATGATCGCGAGCAACTCTTGAGGCACACTGGATGAACCGTGCATCACAAGATGAGTATTTGGAATGCGCTGATTGATTTCTTTGATGCGGTCAATCGCCAAAATGTCACCTGTAGGTTTTTTGGTGAATTTATAAGCTCCGTGGCTTGTGCCAATCGCAATCGCCAAGGCATCACATTGTGTTTGCTTCACAAAATCAGCCGCTTGCTCAACATCGGTCAATAACTGCTCACGAGTCATCGCACCTTCAGCACCGTGACCATCTTCTTTATCACCCATCATGGTTTCCAAAGAACCCAAAACTCCTAACTCAGCTTCAACCGTCACACCGATCGAATGGGCAAACTTCACCACCTCTTGTGACACAGCGACGTTGTATTCATAGGAAGCAACTGACTTACCATCAGCCATCAAAGAACCATCCATCATCACAGATGTGAAACCTGAACGAATCGCTGCCATACAAACGGCTGGGCTTTGACCATGGTCTTGGTGCATCACCACCGGAATATGTGGGTACGCCTCAACTGCAGCATCAATCAAGTGGCGTAAAAATGCTTCGCCAGCATATTTACGTGCACCGGCAGAAGCTTGCATGATGACTGGCGAATTAACTTCATCGGCAGCGGCCATGATGGCTTGCACCTGTTCAAGGTTATTCACATTGAATGCTGGTAATCCATACGTATTCTCAGCAGCGTGGTCCAATAATTGGCGCAAAGATACAAGAGCCATTGCTATTTCCTTAAATTAAAATTTATTTAACATTCACAATCTTGAGCGTGTTGGTTCCACCAACTTGACCCATTGGCTCACCCACCGTCAATACAATGGTGTCACCAGAAGTCACAACGCCTATTTTTTTAATTCTTGCTTCTGCCTGCCCTAAAGCAGTGTCCCTGTCATTGCTGGTATCTAAATGCAAGGGATGCACGTTTCTATAAAGTGCCATTGATCGCTGACTAGCAATTTTTGTTGTCAGTGCAAAGATAGGCACTTGAATCTTATGGCGACTCATCCACAAAGCAGTTGAACCAGAGTCCGTCAATGCAGCAATCGCTTTAACACCTAAGTGATAGGCAGTGAATAAGGCACCAAAAGCAATTGATTGATCGATGCGCGTGAACTTTTGATCAAAGAAGTCAGCATCTAAATGATGCACTTCAGTTTTTTCAGCTTCAAGGCAAATGGCTGCCATTTGGAGTACCGTTTCAACTGGATATTGACCTGATGCAGTCTCGGCAGAAAGCATCACAGCATCCGTGCCATCAAGAACAGCATTGGCCACATCACTCACTTCAGCTCTGGTTGGCACTGGATTAACAATCATTGACTCCATCATTTGGGTCGCAGTGATCACGACCTTGTTTGCTTCGCGAGCCAAACGAATCATTCGTTTTTGCAGTGCCGGAACAGTCGCATTACCAACCTCCACCGCCAAGTCGCCACGCGCCACCATGATGCCGTCACTGACCTCAAGAATTTCTTCTAATACGCCAGGCATCACTGCTTCAGCACGCTCAATCTTTGCAATGAGTTTTGTTTTGTGATCAAACTCTTTGCTGGCAGCATCCGCTAAGCCACGAGCAATTTTCATGTCTTCAGCATTTTTTGGAAAACTGATTGCAATGTAATCGGCGCCCAAACCTACGGCTGTTTTTAAATCTTCTTTGTCTTTGTCTGTCAATGCAGGTGCAGTCAAACCACCACCAGCACGATTGATACCCTTGTTGTTTGAAAGCTCACCACCCAACTCGACAATGGTGTGGATGCATGATCCCTCGACACCTTCCACTCGAATCACCAACAGACCATCGTTGAGCAATAACTTATCGCCCACCTTCACATCATTCGGCAAGTTTTTATAATCAAGGCCTACTTTTGTTTGATCACCTAAAGTGCAATTAGCATCGAGTGTGAACTTTTCGCCAGCCTTCAAAATAATTTTGTTATTTTCGAATTTGCCGACGCGGATTTTCGGGCCTTGTAAATCTGCCATGATGGCAACTTCACGACCAGCCGCTTTAGAAACTTCTCTAACAAGCTGAGCTCTTGCTTGGTGGTCTGCTGCAGTACCGTGAGAGAAATTTAAACGGACAACATCAACGCCCGCTTCCATTAATTTTTTTAAAACTTCTGCACTGCTTGATGCTGGACCCAAGGTCGCAACAATTTTTGTTGCACGCATTATTTATCCGCTCTTTCTGACAAGATAGCAAAGGCTGGCAAAGTTTTACCTTCCAAGAATTCCAAGAAAGCGCCACCACCAGTAGAAATGTAATCAACTTGCTTCTCAATACCGTACTTG contains the following coding sequences:
- a CDS encoding phosphoribosylaminoimidazolesuccinocarboxamide synthase, giving the protein MQALYESSIKSLPLISKGKVRDIYAIGDDQLLMVTTDRLSAFDVVMGEPIPGKGIVLNEMANFWFGKLSHVIPNHLTGIDPCSVVAADEVNQVKGRAIVTKRLKPIMVEAVVRGYLSGSGWKDYQETGSICGIQLPAGLKNAQQLPEPIFTPAAKADVGEHDENISYAEVEKRIGQELAAKIKEVSIRLYKEASVYAASKGIIIADTKFEFGLDENNSLVLMDEVLTADSSRFWPAASYQVGSNPPSFDKQFVRDWLESARINGQPWNKSAPAPKLPEDVIEKTAAKYREALETLTA
- the pyk gene encoding pyruvate kinase; protein product: MMRATKIVATLGPASSSAEVLKKLMEAGVDVVRLNFSHGTAADHQARAQLVREVSKAAGREVAIMADLQGPKIRVGKFENNKIILKAGEKFTLDANCTLGDQTKVGLDYKNLPNDVKVGDKLLLNDGLLVIRVEGVEGSCIHTIVELGGELSNNKGINRAGGGLTAPALTDKDKEDLKTAVGLGADYIAISFPKNAEDMKIARGLADAASKEFDHKTKLIAKIERAEAVMPGVLEEILEVSDGIMVARGDLAVEVGNATVPALQKRMIRLAREANKVVITATQMMESMIVNPVPTRAEVSDVANAVLDGTDAVMLSAETASGQYPVETVLQMAAICLEAEKTEVHHLDADFFDQKFTRIDQSIAFGALFTAYHLGVKAIAALTDSGSTALWMSRHKIQVPIFALTTKIASQRSMALYRNVHPLHLDTSNDRDTALGQAEARIKKIGVVTSGDTIVLTVGEPMGQVGGTNTLKIVNVK
- a CDS encoding 5-(carboxyamino)imidazole ribonucleotide synthase; the encoded protein is MADRQNPILPGSYLGILGGGQLGRMFTHAAQAMGYKVCVLDPDAHSPAGVVADKHIQASYTDSAALKEMAAICKAASTEFENVPAKALDELESLGVFVAPRSTGVSIAQDRVAEKKFLATWQKEAGIGPAPYQVIEKQSDTETVSADLFPGILKTARMGYDGKGQVTVHDRDELVKAWNGFGEVVCVLEKRMDLAFEVSALVVRGHDDEVVAYPIAQNIHKNGILHTTTVPAPSINPAQETKIVDAAKEIIRRLDYVGVLCVEFFVLKSGEVVANEIAPRPHNSGHYTQNACLTSQFEQQVRAMARLPLGSTELIGPSIMLNILGDEWLVSGKQEEPSWEKILNTPSAKLHLYGKAEPRVGRKMGHINFVGKTSAAVELVCEEAIRVLKIAR
- a CDS encoding L-threonylcarbamoyladenylate synthase, which codes for MPDSIKRAVDVLRAGGLVAMPTETVYGLAADANNVSAINKIFSSKGRPSGHPLIVHIAQPHLSLSNDQEVASNAWREILSQWSRDVSPEALILAHAFWPGPLTMILPKAKNVLLEVTGGQETVGVRCPKHPVAQHLLKEFGGGLAAPSANRFGRISPTTAEHVREEFPGDEVLVLDGGPCDVGIESTIVDLTRLDTHGAIILRPGAITQTMIDQVLGKNEVTDGVTAKTGSAPRVSGSLSAHYAPKTKLVLYDAKDTQSVLAILAKVNNSDLKNIAWVHFSKDLLANELGLKNVAKEVLLPLESKAVARELYALLRQLDALKVDCIFFEQLPDGLEWDAIRDRLGRASVGSGV
- the dacB gene encoding D-alanyl-D-alanine carboxypeptidase/D-alanyl-D-alanine-endopeptidase; this translates as MPFKRHLLILTSFVLITQSHVSFAKDFLPAPVESAIKKSGIPKEAISISVDKITSQQDHATFNSHDVIHWQETLGMNPASTMKLVTSLAAMEMLGPQYRWKTDLFTNGQISKGTLRGDLLIRGSGDPKLIPEEINKLLANLKASGVKNIHGDLIFDRSAYDKSVKESSFSDGEPLRAYNVAPDALLFAFNSFSFQFFPNLENRLVVIKQTPRMANLSIDNNLTVVDGPCTNWRDNITMTLKTEKSSAWVASFSGDYPSACSTANWNIVASDSDHFLSQSLIAAWEDLGGTWGKKPTIKSGQLSESFRPIVTHFGIPLYESVKDINKLSNNVMAKQVLLTLAIEQNGAPGNTNNGNMVVKSWLKKYQLDMPELVIENGSGLSRIERISSKHLNQVLLLGLNSSTRDYFTESLPIAGVDGTMKHRLMDKLRKYIPKKGEAQAFEKNLSQFPKPIKKYGAYIKTGSLADVRSISGYVVSKSGQVYAISSFINHQNARSGRGIHDALMTWLLDDGPQQLHARAH
- the fba gene encoding class II fructose-bisphosphate aldolase (catalyzes the reversible aldol condensation of dihydroxyacetonephosphate and glyceraldehyde 3-phosphate in the Calvin cycle, glycolysis, and/or gluconeogenesis), producing MALVSLRQLLDHAAENTYGLPAFNVNNLEQVQAIMAAADEVNSPVIMQASAGARKYAGEAFLRHLIDAAVEAYPHIPVVMHQDHGQSPAVCMAAIRSGFTSVMMDGSLMADGKSVASYEYNVAVSQEVVKFAHSIGVTVEAELGVLGSLETMMGDKEDGHGAEGAMTREQLLTDVEQAADFVKQTQCDALAIAIGTSHGAYKFTKKPTGDILAIDRIKEINQRIPNTHLVMHGSSSVPQELLAIIREFGGDMKETYGVPVEEIQQGIKHGVRKINIDTDIRLAMTAAIRKYLFENPSKFDPRDYLKPAREAAKEICKARFLAFGCEGQAGKIKSIPLEQMAERYKSGQLAQLVK
- the purE gene encoding 5-(carboxyamino)imidazole ribonucleotide mutase, with protein sequence MSQTPIVGILMGSNSDWDTMQNAAQTLTDFGVAFEAKVVSAHRMPDDMFAYAETAAKRGIKAIIAGAGGAAHLPGMLAAKTIVPVFGVPVASKHLSGEDSLLSIVQMPKGIPVATFAIGDAGAANAALHVIANLAVNDSALAKKLEVFRAAQTEKARAMNLPGHS